From a single Miscanthus floridulus cultivar M001 chromosome 8, ASM1932011v1, whole genome shotgun sequence genomic region:
- the LOC136472319 gene encoding organelle RRM domain-containing protein 2, mitochondrial-like yields MAAAVARSGFRRMFSVSAFAPPKAPAPRPQADPSPNLFVSGLSKRTTTEGLRDAFVKFGEVVHARVVTDRVSGFSKGFGFVRYATTEEATKGIEGMDGKFLDGWVIFAEYARPRAPPEQAETNSQPQQSWGAPSSSWGAQ; encoded by the exons atggcggcggctgtGGCGAGGTCGGGGTTCCGGCGCATGTTCTCTGTCTCTGCCTTCGCGCCGCCGAAGGCGCCCGCCCCGCGCCCCCAGGCCGACCCCTCCCCCAACCTCTTCGTCTCCG GATTAAGCAAGCGTACTACAACTGAGGGACTTAGAGATGCCTTTGTGAAGTTCGGTGAAGTTGTGCATG CTCGAGTTGTGACCGACCGTGTCAGTGGGTTTTCTAAGGGATTTGGCTTTGTAAGGTATGCTACAACTGAAGAGGCAACTAAAGGAATAGAAGGAATGGATGGAAAG TTCCTTGATGGATGGGTTATTTTTGCGGAATACGCTAGACCCAGAGCACCGCCGGAGCAAGCAGAGACGAATTCGCAGCCGCAGCAATCATGGGGTGCTCCATCAAGTTCCTGGGGTGCACAGTAA
- the LOC136472321 gene encoding multiple organellar RNA editing factor 9, chloroplastic-like, giving the protein MAASLPTTAVAARLAAQAFAFPSPKPSSAPAFSALPRAAAFPAIAVAAAPLRPRRPREPRPTAAGAGGDERETILLPGCDYNHWLIVMEFPKDPAPTREQMIDTYLNTLATVLGSMEEAKKNMYAFSTTTYTGFQCTVDEETSEKFKGLPGVLWVLPDSYIDVKNKDYGGDKYINGEIIPCTYPTYQPKERRTSKYESRRYERRRDGPPASRKPRQQAPQTESASS; this is encoded by the exons ATGGCCGCCTCCCTCCCGaccaccgccgtcgccgcgcGCCTCGCGGCCCAGGCCTTCGCCTTCCCGTCGCCCAAGCCTTCGTCCGCCCCCGCCTTCTCCGCACTCCCGCGTGCCGCCGCCTTCCCCGCAATCGCCGTCGCGGCGGCGCCCCTGCGTCCGCGCCGCCCGCGGGAGCCGAGGCCGACGGCGGCCGGGGCCGGGGGCGACGAGAGGGAGACGATACTGCTCCCCGGGTGCGATTACAACCACTGGCTGATCGTCATGGAGTTTCCCAAGGACCCCGCGCCCACCCGCGAGCAGATGATCGACACCTACCTCAACACCCTCGCCACCGTCCTCGGCAG catggaggaagccaagaagaacATGTATGCCTTCAGCACAACCACTTACACTGGGTTCCAGTGCACTGTCGATGAGGAGACGTCGGAGAAGTTCAAGG GTTTGCCTGGTGTTCTGTGGGTGCTTCCTGATTCCTACATCGATGTGAAAAACAAGGACTACGGAG GTGACAAGTACATCAACGGTGAGATAATTCCCTGCACGTACCCAACCTACCAACCAAAGGAGCGGAGAACATCCAAGTATGAGAGTAGACGGTATGAGAGGCGAAGAGATGGCCCCCCAGCCAGCAGGAAACCAAGGCAACAGGCGCCTCAGACTGAGTCAGCATCTTCATGA